The DNA window TGGGAATCATGTACGACATGATGCTCTCCATGCGTGCCATGCGCGGTGCGATGCTGGAGATGAATCAATCCATTCTCACGATGCGTGGGGACATGACCGCCATGTCGGGCGATATGTCGGGCATGCGCCAGGATATCCGTCACATGGACGGGAGCATCTCAGAGATGTATGGCCTGATGGCGGAAGATCTGGATACGCTCGCCAAATCTGTCTCTTGGATGGCGCCATCCGTGGCGACGATGGGGCCGATCATGTCAAGGATGGGAGGCGATATGAGCCGCGGCGTCAACTCATTCACGAACCCCGCCGAGTACATGTTCAATATGGTGCGCTAAGATTTCTGTCGCGGATCACTCCGCATCACGGCGTTTGATGAAGATCAAACGCCGTGATTGATTGCGTAAGTGTTTTGAGCGCGAGACAGGTAAGCCGCGCGGTGAATTAAAACCGATAGCTATAGCTAAGATTGATCGCGTTCTGGGCAAGCGAACTACTCACCCCGACCAGCGGATTGTCGTTGGTTTCCGAGTTTTCAAAGGTGTGGACATAAGCGGCGTTGATCTGACTGTGATCGTCAATGTCGTAGCCCAATCCGAGTGTCAGGTGACTCTCGGTAATGGCTTCGCCCAAATGCTGCAAATAATCCTGGGGCACAGGGTTGGCGGCATAGTTGAAGCCGGCGCGTACTCTCAAGGCGGGGTTGACCTTATATTCGGCACCAATGGAGAATACCGTCTGATCGTCCCACTTCTGGTACATATCGACATTCACATAGCCGCCCATATCGGGCTTGAAGCGGATCTTGAGCGACTCCATCACGCCGGACCAATCGTAATATTTGATATCCGCGACAAGGAGCAAGGCGTCGGTTGCCTGGAATGCCAGTCCGATTTTACTGGTCGCAGGCCATTGAAAGTCCTTGATTTTGACCGTTCCAGGAATACTTTGGTATTGATTGCCGACACCAGCCTGGATACTGCCGTCGGCTTCCAGATCGCCCATCCGGGTTTCAAACTGATAACTTGCACCGAAGGTAAGTGTATCGGTTGCCTTGAAGGTCAAGCCGAGTTGTCCGCCAAAACCCCAGTTATCCATCTCGCTAAAATCGAAGTGCGCAAAATTCGCGGCACCAAGTCCAGCGGCTGTGTTCGGATCTGCCGCCGCGACACCCAAGGTTTGCTGGCCGGGTGTCATCATATCCATCAATGCCTGCTGTGGCATGGCCTGCTTCATGGTCATGAGCGCATAGAGCACATCGACGCTGGCACCGATGCTCAATCTGTCCGTCGCTTGAAAGGCAACTGGAAAAATCAATCTGCCAATCATGACGTTGCTTTCATCACGCAAACCAGTCGGTATTCCGGAGTTAGGGTCTACCGATAAAAAACTCTTCTTGCCATAATCAGCGCCCATTCCACCCTGGCTGAATGCACCAATGCCGAATGAAAGTTTGTCACGCTTGACGATATAACTGAGGTTCGGCATCACAAACAAAGTCGCATCGGATTCGACAGAGGAAACGCCATCGGCCCATGTCTCCGCGCTGATGTACAT is part of the Thiocystis violascens DSM 198 genome and encodes:
- a CDS encoding OmpP1/FadL family transporter — its product is MKVSSISSVLCVGGLTAFIAAPAHATNGMALSGYGAIADGLGGAAQAYDSGNSSAINNVAALALMQEGSRVEIGANFMYISAETWADGVSSVESDATLFVMPNLSYIVKRDKLSFGIGAFSQGGMGADYGKKSFLSVDPNSGIPTGLRDESNVMIGRLIFPVAFQATDRLSIGASVDVLYALMTMKQAMPQQALMDMMTPGQQTLGVAAADPNTAAGLGAANFAHFDFSEMDNWGFGGQLGLTFKATDTLTFGASYQFETRMGDLEADGSIQAGVGNQYQSIPGTVKIKDFQWPATSKIGLAFQATDALLLVADIKYYDWSGVMESLKIRFKPDMGGYVNVDMYQKWDDQTVFSIGAEYKVNPALRVRAGFNYAANPVPQDYLQHLGEAITESHLTLGLGYDIDDHSQINAAYVHTFENSETNDNPLVGVSSSLAQNAINLSYSYRF